Proteins from a single region of candidate division KSB1 bacterium:
- a CDS encoding carboxypeptidase-like regulatory domain-containing protein — protein sequence MMASPNFKKVFAACLGFALFAACEKSPINGEISNPPNLQIRGRIQLADNNSAEGIHVWLGNTSLTTRTDKDGAFVLALPPSASGSPVFASGIFNVYFYVANYKLISTPVTIHEGKFLYSRGQVNQNGELISTLSMPKLLNIKTTVDPPVVPPSFSQTIRVIVALSAVHDSVVVVFPKMIGGQLGGVLFRELNSGGIYADAPEDNAGTRAVEKIGNEPRLFRFDFSLKPGVLPLGNYEIIPYFLIEQQNMPDGLLASISERAGEIGPDFLKIPFRREGGLFAIRDVQGQER from the coding sequence ATGATGGCTTCACCGAATTTCAAAAAAGTTTTCGCCGCTTGCCTCGGCTTCGCCCTCTTCGCCGCTTGTGAGAAAAGTCCGATTAATGGCGAAATCAGCAACCCGCCAAATTTGCAAATCCGCGGCCGCATTCAACTGGCCGATAACAATAGCGCCGAGGGGATTCATGTGTGGCTCGGCAATACCTCACTCACTACCCGCACCGACAAGGATGGCGCCTTCGTGCTGGCCTTGCCACCTTCGGCTTCCGGCAGCCCGGTTTTTGCGAGCGGCATTTTCAACGTGTATTTTTACGTTGCCAATTACAAACTTATTTCCACGCCGGTTACGATTCACGAAGGAAAATTTCTTTATTCGCGCGGTCAGGTGAATCAGAACGGCGAGCTGATCAGCACGCTGTCGATGCCGAAACTGCTCAACATCAAAACCACGGTGGACCCGCCGGTGGTGCCGCCGAGCTTTTCGCAGACGATTAGAGTGATCGTTGCCTTGAGCGCCGTTCACGATTCGGTGGTGGTGGTTTTCCCCAAAATGATCGGCGGGCAGTTGGGTGGCGTTCTTTTTCGAGAACTCAATTCCGGCGGGATTTACGCCGACGCGCCGGAAGACAACGCCGGCACGCGTGCAGTTGAAAAAATCGGCAACGAGCCCCGCCTGTTCCGCTTTGATTTTAGTTTGAAGCCCGGCGTTTTGCCGCTGGGAAACTACGAAATCATTCCGTATTTTTTAATCGAACAGCAAAATATGCCGGACGGCTTGCTGGCGAGCATCAGCGAACGAGCCGGCGAAATCGGGCCGGACTTTCTCAAGATTCCTTTTCGGCGCGAGGGCGGACTCTTTGCCATCCGCGATGTGCAGGGGCAAGAGCGGTAG